ATCACCTTTTATCCGCTTTCGAACAATAACTTTTACCTTACACCGCGCGTGTATTTTAAAGGCGATAACGAAAGTAGTTTTGCCTACAACACTTTAGGTCTTTCGGGAGGATTTCAAATGGGCCAGGTTCATTTTTACGGAAGCTATTTAAACGGAGAAATGAAAAATTTCATCGAATCGGGAGGTTATGTAATTGCCAATTTCCCGGGTCGATCGACCCGCAAATATATGGGAAGCCTTTATTTCCCTTTTGCGAAACATCATCAGTTTGTTGTTCGTTACCTAAACCAGGATGTAATTGAGAGCTACCAGGTATACAGCAACGCAACTCCAAGCCATTCAATTGAATACAAATACATAAAACATACTATAACAGCCGGAATATCATGGAATTTTTAAAAAAGAAAATCAGTACACTACTCCTTTTAATGGTAGTAGCCTCATCAATAGTTGCTCAAAACAATCAACAGGTACTTGAAGCGGCTTACGCCAAAAGCTACGAAAAAGAAAAAAGCGGAGATTTTTCGGCCGCCATGGATGCTTTAAAAAGTGTATACGATAAATCGTCGTATGAAATAAATTTAAGATTAGGATGGTTAAATTACAACGCGGGCCTGTTCGACGAATCGATAATATTTTATACGAATGCCCACCAGTTAAAACCATATTCCGAAGAAGCGCGATTTGGCTTGATTCTGCCAAAAGCCGCCCTGGGACGTTGGAACGAAGTAATAGAACTTTACGATAAAATTCTGGAAATAAACCCAAACAATACGGTAGCACTATACCGTTTAGGATTGGTTTACTACGGAAGAAAAGACTACAACAAAGCTTTTCCGCTGTTCCAAAAGGTAGTCGATCTCTATCCTTTTGGCTACG
The sequence above is a segment of the uncultured Draconibacterium sp. genome. Coding sequences within it:
- a CDS encoding tetratricopeptide repeat protein, translating into MEFLKKKISTLLLLMVVASSIVAQNNQQVLEAAYAKSYEKEKSGDFSAAMDALKSVYDKSSYEINLRLGWLNYNAGLFDESIIFYTNAHQLKPYSEEARFGLILPKAALGRWNEVIELYDKILEINPNNTVALYRLGLVYYGRKDYNKAFPLFQKVVDLYPFGYDGLLMLGWTSYFLGNYNQAKVLFNKVKLYNPNDASANEGLQLIK